One Dokdonia sp. Dokd-P16 genomic window carries:
- a CDS encoding Kdo domain containing protein yields the protein MNIVFSKNFKGDTEAIKQCITDFDTSGKKFDERKRNSLKLFEVGGSVINVKSFKVPNLINRVAYKYLRSSKAARSFEYAHKLLENGILTPQPIAYFEEEGLLFGHSFYVSNHLNYDLTYRELCEASPYLGNKDILSAFARFTYNLHEKGIHFLDHSLGNTLIVITDKGYDFYLVDLNRMNFGPMDFETRMNNFARLSPRPEDIAVMASAYAAESGDNEKKVFDAMLASVQNFQEAFYKKKRLKKRLKFWKR from the coding sequence GTGAATATAGTTTTCTCTAAAAATTTTAAGGGTGATACAGAAGCAATCAAGCAATGTATCACAGATTTTGATACTTCCGGTAAGAAGTTTGATGAGCGCAAGCGCAATTCTTTAAAGCTTTTTGAAGTAGGAGGAAGCGTGATTAATGTGAAGTCCTTTAAGGTGCCTAATCTTATTAATAGAGTAGCTTATAAATATTTACGTAGCTCTAAAGCAGCAAGATCTTTTGAGTATGCTCATAAACTTTTAGAAAACGGTATTCTTACACCACAGCCCATTGCTTATTTTGAGGAAGAAGGACTGTTGTTTGGACATAGTTTTTACGTGAGTAATCATCTTAACTATGACCTTACGTATAGGGAGCTATGTGAAGCATCTCCTTACTTAGGAAATAAAGATATATTGAGTGCTTTTGCAAGGTTTACGTATAATTTACATGAAAAGGGAATACACTTCCTTGATCACTCCTTAGGTAATACCTTAATTGTAATTACGGATAAAGGATATGATTTTTACCTAGTAGATCTTAATAGGATGAACTTTGGCCCTATGGATTTTGAAACGCGTATGAATAATTTTGCGCGATTATCTCCACGTCCAGAGGATATTGCAGTAATGGCTAGTGCTTATGCTGCAGAGAGTGGTGATAATGAGAAAAAAGTATTTGATGCGATGCTGGCATCGGTACAAAATTTTCAAGAAGCATTTTACAAAAAGAAACGACTTAAAAAGCGTTTAAAATTCTGGAAACGCTAG
- a CDS encoding DEAD/DEAH box helicase → MSFKSLGLSDALLKAVSEKGYTTPSPIQQKAIPEVLKGKDVLASAQTGTGKTAGFTLPMIHRLINNPKQGRRKIRALVLTPTRELAAQIQENVLEYSKYVDIKSMVIFGGVNQNPQVRTLRQGVDILVATPGRLLDLQNQGLLSLSDVEFLVLDEADRMLDMGFIHDIKKVLKMVPAKRQNLLFSATFNTDIKKFASSILTNPVLVEATPENTTAEKVDQKSYRVDKSRKTEMLIKFIREGNWDQVLVFTRTKHGANRLSQKLEKDGISSAAIHGNKTQNARVKALAGFKSGKVRVLVATDIAARGLDIPLLPYVINYELPNVPEDYVHRIGRTGRAGASGQAISLVGVDEVDYVRGIEKLLGEKLHSEVLEGFQPTDTLAQIKKEAAENKARHQQGRRNARNGGARGKSTGGNKGSDSRNKNSRRR, encoded by the coding sequence ATGTCATTTAAATCTTTAGGGCTCTCTGATGCCCTGCTCAAAGCTGTGAGCGAAAAAGGCTATACAACGCCATCACCTATCCAACAAAAAGCAATTCCAGAAGTACTCAAAGGCAAAGATGTCCTTGCAAGTGCACAAACAGGAACAGGAAAAACCGCAGGATTCACACTGCCTATGATCCATAGGCTTATAAATAACCCAAAACAAGGACGCCGTAAGATAAGAGCACTAGTACTTACACCTACAAGAGAGCTTGCTGCTCAAATACAAGAGAATGTATTAGAGTACAGTAAGTACGTAGATATAAAATCTATGGTCATCTTTGGTGGAGTAAACCAGAACCCACAAGTACGCACCTTACGTCAAGGAGTAGATATTCTAGTTGCCACTCCTGGTAGACTATTAGATTTACAGAACCAAGGTTTATTGAGCCTTTCTGATGTAGAGTTTCTAGTACTTGATGAAGCAGACCGTATGCTTGATATGGGCTTTATACACGATATAAAGAAAGTATTAAAAATGGTTCCGGCGAAAAGGCAGAACCTCCTTTTTAGTGCAACCTTTAATACAGATATTAAGAAGTTTGCAAGTAGCATTCTTACTAATCCTGTATTAGTAGAAGCAACACCAGAAAATACTACTGCAGAGAAAGTTGATCAAAAATCGTATAGAGTAGATAAGTCTCGTAAAACAGAAATGCTTATCAAATTTATAAGAGAAGGAAACTGGGATCAAGTGCTGGTGTTTACAAGAACTAAGCACGGTGCAAACAGACTTTCTCAAAAATTAGAGAAAGACGGAATCTCATCTGCAGCAATACACGGTAATAAAACACAAAACGCAAGAGTAAAAGCACTTGCTGGTTTTAAGAGTGGGAAAGTTCGCGTACTTGTAGCAACAGACATTGCTGCTCGTGGTCTTGATATTCCTTTATTACCTTATGTAATTAACTACGAGCTTCCTAATGTGCCAGAAGATTATGTACACCGTATAGGTCGTACTGGTAGGGCAGGAGCAAGTGGTCAAGCAATATCACTAGTAGGAGTAGATGAGGTAGATTATGTAAGAGGAATAGAAAAACTATTAGGAGAAAAGCTACATAGCGAAGTATTAGAAGGTTTTCAGCCAACAGACACCCTAGCGCAGATCAAAAAAGAAGCTGCCGAAAATAAAGCAAGACACCAACAAGGACGTCGTAACGCACGTAATGGTGGAGCACGAGGAAAAAGTACTGGAGGGAACAAAGGTTCTGATAGTAGAAACAAAAATTCAAGAAGACGTTAA
- a CDS encoding heme-binding domain-containing protein encodes MKILRYFLIIALIALVVIQFIRPDKQEGNYLAIEEFETETNMPAEVRAIFSNNCYDCHSGVTTYPWYADIAPLSYWLNDHIKDGKRHFDVEDWNNYSLKKKDHKLDELIEEVEEGEMPLKSYTLVHGDLSDEEKELLENWAKEVRDQIQSEMVVQ; translated from the coding sequence ATGAAGATTCTTCGATATTTTTTGATCATTGCACTTATAGCGCTTGTAGTTATTCAATTTATTAGGCCAGATAAACAAGAAGGGAATTATCTCGCTATAGAAGAATTTGAAACAGAAACTAATATGCCTGCAGAGGTTAGAGCGATATTCAGCAACAATTGTTATGATTGTCATAGTGGTGTGACCACATATCCTTGGTATGCAGATATTGCACCTTTATCTTATTGGCTAAATGATCATATTAAAGATGGTAAAAGACATTTTGATGTAGAAGACTGGAATAACTATTCCCTTAAGAAAAAAGACCATAAACTAGATGAGCTCATAGAAGAAGTTGAAGAGGGAGAAATGCCTCTAAAATCATATACATTGGTTCATGGAGACTTATCTGACGAAGAAAAAGAGCTTTTAGAAAATTGGGCAAAAGAAGTTCGAGACCAGATACAGAGCGAGATGGTGGTGCAGTAA
- a CDS encoding DUF4856 domain-containing protein yields MKNFLPIALAITTIAFTSCEDDDSPVIEQEIEVVAPATYSFERNGESTVSFSGQTTRIAMAQEIVSEMSDFDNASIASLTDMFANENNPFENADLNASDKSVKSKVAASTDYFSTNAAASAEIKAYIESHFTTQINEVFPARNTQASVGVAGQIADGESTRYVAGNGFEYNQVVGKSLIGALMVDQMLNNYLGTNVLDAGTNVADNDADVLVEGKVYTDMEHKWDEAFGYLFGNSVDPANANATIGSDDFFLNRYLGRVEGDEDFAGIAQDVFDAFKLGRAAIVAKDYELRDEQAEILRTKISEVIGVRAVYYLQQGKNAVEQGNYGTAFHDLSEGFGFVYSLQFTRNPDTDAPYLSREEVQGIVSQLTAGNGLWEVTPATLDLISTTITDRFDFTVEQAGS; encoded by the coding sequence ATGAAAAACTTCTTACCAATAGCATTAGCTATTACGACAATCGCCTTTACATCATGTGAAGATGACGATAGCCCAGTAATCGAACAAGAAATTGAAGTAGTTGCACCAGCAACTTATTCTTTTGAAAGAAATGGAGAAAGCACTGTAAGCTTCTCAGGACAAACAACACGCATCGCAATGGCACAAGAAATTGTGAGCGAGATGAGTGATTTTGATAATGCTTCTATAGCATCATTAACAGACATGTTTGCAAATGAAAATAACCCTTTTGAGAATGCAGATTTAAATGCATCTGACAAGAGTGTAAAAAGTAAAGTAGCTGCTTCTACAGATTATTTTTCTACAAATGCGGCAGCCTCTGCTGAAATTAAAGCATATATAGAGTCACACTTCACAACACAAATAAATGAAGTATTTCCAGCTCGAAATACACAAGCATCTGTAGGTGTTGCTGGACAAATAGCAGATGGAGAAAGTACTCGCTACGTAGCCGGAAATGGTTTTGAATATAACCAAGTAGTAGGAAAGAGTCTTATAGGTGCTTTGATGGTAGATCAAATGCTTAACAATTACCTAGGTACAAACGTACTAGACGCAGGTACTAACGTAGCAGATAATGATGCAGATGTACTTGTAGAAGGTAAAGTTTATACAGACATGGAGCACAAGTGGGATGAGGCTTTCGGTTACCTTTTTGGTAACAGTGTAGATCCAGCAAATGCAAATGCTACTATAGGATCAGATGACTTCTTTTTAAATAGATATTTAGGCCGTGTAGAAGGAGATGAAGACTTTGCAGGTATTGCTCAAGATGTTTTTGATGCTTTTAAACTAGGTCGTGCAGCTATCGTTGCAAAGGATTACGAATTAAGAGATGAACAGGCAGAAATCTTAAGAACAAAAATCTCTGAAGTTATTGGAGTACGTGCAGTTTATTACTTACAGCAAGGTAAAAATGCAGTAGAGCAGGGTAATTATGGAACTGCATTTCATGATCTATCAGAAGGTTTTGGATTTGTATATAGCTTACAATTTACACGTAACCCTGATACAGATGCACCATACTTATCTAGAGAAGAAGTACAAGGAATCGTAAGCCAACTAACAGCTGGTAACGGACTTTGGGAAGTTACACCAGCAACCCTTGATTTGATTTCAACTACGATAACAGATCGTTTTGACTTTACGGTAGAACAAGCGGGAAGCTAA